A DNA window from Thioalkalivibrio sp. XN279 contains the following coding sequences:
- a CDS encoding protein YgfX: MSLSAYDELIEFRPGASRALASWLAAGHFLAGVAILVSALPAWCLLLLPLSLCCALRHALRPCGRGVRGLAWRADTGWARLGIGDIRDSMELRGTSVVTKSAVFMHFDLGGAAWRVLLPRDALTTDEWRRMRVITALHEGRDRMPAALTPAFRGARPNGHQEQRPAAGRKGPAG, from the coding sequence GTGTCCTTGAGTGCCTACGACGAGCTGATTGAGTTCCGCCCCGGCGCCTCGCGGGCGCTGGCCTCCTGGCTGGCCGCCGGCCATTTCCTCGCCGGCGTGGCGATCCTGGTGTCGGCGTTGCCGGCGTGGTGCCTGCTCCTCCTGCCGCTGTCCCTGTGCTGCGCCCTGCGGCATGCGCTCCGCCCGTGCGGGCGCGGGGTGCGCGGGCTCGCCTGGCGCGCTGACACGGGCTGGGCGCGCCTCGGCATAGGGGATATCCGAGACAGCATGGAACTACGGGGCACTTCCGTGGTCACAAAATCCGCAGTGTTCATGCATTTTGATCTTGGCGGCGCCGCGTGGCGCGTGTTGCTGCCCAGAGACGCGCTGACTACGGACGAATGGCGACGGATGAGAGTCATTACAGCTTTGCACGAAGGACGCGATAGAATGCCGGCAGCATTAACGCCGGCATTCCGAGGTGCGCGCCCGAATGGGCACCAAGAGCAGCGACCAGCTGCTGGTCGAAAGGGTCCAGCAGGGTGA
- a CDS encoding succinate dehydrogenase assembly factor 2, protein MTSPSSAGNITPAELGRLRWRCRRGMRELDVLLMRYLERDWPQAGAAQRAAFADLLEWQDPEINALLVGRLAPDTEALASVLECLRRAD, encoded by the coding sequence ATGACCTCGCCCTCTTCGGCAGGCAACATCACTCCCGCCGAGCTCGGCCGGCTGCGCTGGCGCTGCCGGCGCGGCATGCGCGAGCTCGACGTGTTGCTGATGCGTTACCTGGAGCGTGACTGGCCGCAGGCCGGCGCGGCCCAGCGTGCGGCCTTCGCGGACCTGCTGGAGTGGCAGGACCCGGAGATCAACGCGCTGCTGGTCGGTCGCCTGGCGCCGGACACAGAGGCCCTGGCGAGTGTCCTTGAGTGCCTACGACGAGCTGATTGA
- a CDS encoding succinate dehydrogenase iron-sulfur subunit: MAEFRLPANSKIRPGKQFQASADAKQVKRFVVYRYDPDSGENPRMDTYEVDTERCGPMVLDALIKIKNEIDPTLTFRRSCREGICGSCAMNIDGTNTLACTKAIDEVGGDVKVYPLPHMPVVKDLVPDLSNFYAQYASIKPWIQTRTPAPPDSERLQSKADQEKINEPSACILCACCSTACPSYWWNSDRYLGPAALLAAYRWIVDSRDEATGERLDALQDPFKLYRCHTIMNCTRTCPKGLNPAKAIAEIKLKLAERQH, translated from the coding sequence ATGGCTGAATTCAGGCTGCCGGCCAACTCGAAGATTCGCCCGGGCAAGCAGTTCCAGGCATCCGCGGACGCGAAGCAGGTGAAGCGCTTCGTGGTCTATCGCTACGACCCGGACAGCGGCGAGAACCCGCGCATGGACACCTACGAGGTGGACACCGAGCGCTGCGGGCCGATGGTTCTCGACGCGCTCATCAAGATCAAGAACGAGATCGATCCCACGCTCACTTTCCGCCGCTCCTGCCGCGAGGGGATCTGCGGCAGCTGCGCCATGAACATCGACGGCACCAACACCCTGGCCTGCACCAAGGCCATCGACGAGGTGGGCGGCGACGTCAAGGTCTACCCGCTGCCGCACATGCCGGTGGTCAAGGACCTGGTGCCGGATTTGAGCAACTTCTACGCCCAGTACGCCTCCATCAAGCCCTGGATCCAGACGCGCACGCCGGCGCCGCCCGACAGCGAGCGGCTGCAGTCCAAGGCCGACCAGGAAAAGATCAACGAGCCCTCGGCCTGCATCCTGTGCGCCTGCTGCTCCACCGCGTGCCCGAGCTACTGGTGGAACAGCGACCGCTACCTCGGCCCGGCCGCGCTGCTGGCGGCGTATCGCTGGATCGTGGACAGCCGCGACGAGGCCACCGGCGAGCGCCTCGACGCGCTGCAGGATCCCTTCAAGCTGTACCGCTGCCACACCATCATGAACTGCACGCGGACCTGCCCGAAGGGCCTCAACCCCGCCAAGGCCATCGCCGAGATCAAGCTCAAGCTCGCCGAGCGGCAGCATTAA